The Stieleria maiorica genome includes the window CCACCTGCCGGAAACCCATCACCCGGACAGCAAGCTGATCGCGTTGGTCGCCGCCGCGGACCACATCGCCAACCACTTCCAACGCTACGAAGAAGCCACCGACTATGACGTCGGCCTCAACCGCGGGGCACACGTGATCGCCAAGATCGGACACCCGCAATTGCTGAAGAACGAAAACGGAATCGTCGATGCGCTGTTCGGCGAAGTCCTGCCCGAGGCCCAGGGTGATCCCAGCGATCTTTCCTAACGTCGAAGGAAGTCAGACAATGAACAAAGAAATCCGCGTCATGCTCTGTGACGACTCCGCGATCATGCGCCGGTTGATCAAAACCGCGCTTGACCTGGAGCCGTCCTTGAAGGTGGTCTGCGAGGCAAAGCATGGACGCGAGGCCGTCGACCAACTGGAAGAAACCCGTCCCGACATCGTGGTGATGGACATCGAGATGCCCGTCATGGATGGTGTCGAGGCCGTGCGGGAGATCCGCAAACTGAATCGTTCACTGCCGGTCATCATGTTCAGTTCGCTGACCAACCGCGGCGCCGAAGCGTCGCTCGATGCGATCGCCGCCGGCGCGACCGACTTCGCCACCAAACCGACCGGCGCCGGACACATCCAACAGGCTCTGGAGTCGCTGCGGCGTGACCTGATTCCCAAATTGCTGCAGTGGACCGCGGGCAAGCGAGATGATTCCGGTCTTGCAGCCCCGGGCGCCGATCTGGCCCCCACCGCGTCCTACGAATCCCTCGAAGCCGAGGACGCTAAACCGAACGTCGCTGCCGTGGCCATCGGCGTCTCGACCGGAGGCCCCCAGGCACTGTCCAAATTGCTCTCGGGACTGCCCGAGGATTTCGCGGCGCCGATTTTGATCGTTCAACACATGCCACCGGTGTTCACCGGATTGCTGGCCCAACGCCTGTCCGCCCAAACCGGACACGACGTGCGGGAAGCGGTCGATGGCGATCGGCTCACCCCGGGGACCGTCCTGATCGCCCCGGGGGATCATCACATGTTGGCCTCGCGCGAGCACGACGGAGTCCGCGTGCGGTTGAACCAAGATCCACCGGAAAACTCCTGCCGCCCTTCGGTCAATCCGCTGTTTTGTTCGCTGGCCAAATGCTTCGGTGAACACTCGCTGGGAATCGTCTTGACCGGGATGGGGCAGGATGGAACGCGCGGCGCCAAAGCCCTGAAATCGTGTGGCGGCCGAGTCTTTGTCCA containing:
- a CDS encoding protein-glutamate methylesterase/protein-glutamine glutaminase: MNKEIRVMLCDDSAIMRRLIKTALDLEPSLKVVCEAKHGREAVDQLEETRPDIVVMDIEMPVMDGVEAVREIRKLNRSLPVIMFSSLTNRGAEASLDAIAAGATDFATKPTGAGHIQQALESLRRDLIPKLLQWTAGKRDDSGLAAPGADLAPTASYESLEAEDAKPNVAAVAIGVSTGGPQALSKLLSGLPEDFAAPILIVQHMPPVFTGLLAQRLSAQTGHDVREAVDGDRLTPGTVLIAPGDHHMLASREHDGVRVRLNQDPPENSCRPSVNPLFCSLAKCFGEHSLGIVLTGMGQDGTRGAKALKSCGGRVFVQDKETSIVWGMPGQVAQSGFADRVLPLDQIASHVVRVVGSGVRESMTVSSS